agGCGTCACaagacacggtgtatccttcaccgctcataggtagtgttaacacgaggcgtggttagacactccttatcctcatcattataaccgactctatcgagctctcttcccgtcctttggatcttataaaCTTCCcatttcctatttttggtattgttggtatcttttcaaccttcagtacttattccttaattttattcATATCTCATCCATACACCTATTcattcaaagatgtctatcccatcatcaactttaactttcttttatttcttagtcttatattgattactatttacattaattagagaattcaaaccctatgatttactcctaccaaagacattcttcaccttatgtaacccttataattacccatagaaaatttttcctgtatccccttttttccaacgtaactatcagaacattatcattccctaccagccttaataggaaattgcttatcctggatgaatatgagccccataaactataagttccatctgaactaacacggctgtaggaaatatgtgtcatgccttaattccaaataagatacttcacgtgttcattctccttaatataatcatatatactgcccatagctttctaaacttcaacctcaaattacccatcagcaacaatttcatctattgaaactcatccataaatagtacttcatctagctcatagtttaaaacagtcgcaagccttagtagctaactcaatttaactcctgtcattactctgatcgtcctttcatacttaacactaggtatgcacttactgtcattctcatatcaagaaattgtgtatgaattggtgcctaccaaactctcaaataactcggtctccttgactcagtctctgttccttatataaccctcttatattcaactacgctcgattgtccatataataatgtttaacctatgtttcttcgtttttctctccaaatttcattatctcctagcacaattgtgctctacctataagatatcatctgcatgaacactttaccgtaccattgtccttcctgacataaattttttttttttataatttattaactttacttatactcgacctatgattcatatctatcatcgtttatattgtgcccttaacttttgttgaatcctgaaagatttctcttactaatagattcttccaacactaattccacccttatctttggtcattaatttgatccttgaactttctagtgatttattaccatccatacttgtcacttttcatTCTACCCCTCATCGTTGTTCctgttattgcttcactgcaaagtgattctgttgatcacactaacaatgtttgcctgacattcataacgaacctctaactaccttctcactatctcaaaagtctaacctaaaacttatgtgtcattatctataattctttccactcatcatacctatttgatcccttagactgacttttattcaacttactgcttactaacttctctttctctaccaaattaggtagtccgcaataccatcgcacacctttttagcttttgctcattattattgtattccatacctccatcactgttctcactaatgtggtcccattttgggttctccatcattgtcattcaccttgccaaaaataacacttagcctaccctatatcttaactttgttccttttattatgcgctctttaggttgtcctttcatttatttcctttgtcttaccaaaatagaacttgactattctatccctgattccattcttcttcctaacatgacagctgtacctgctaactatatcttccagagtctctaccacgttatcacatatctgtgttactcagatttggtccattgaccactctagctagtatttccactagcatttagattatattgcatcgacaatcaattttccaaactttcattctgcacttcctttatccattggccttctatgatttatctttgctaatttgTTACTCTTAATactgttataattagattatactattattttgaacaatatgaagttagaaaggaactcagaaaattgcagtcatacctttatcgtatgatctctattcttatcctttagcttacataatacccttactacctcgagaactgattctgcagtaattttatttattattattattattattattattattattattattattttccatgtttactcaattccaaaacttaagatttcgggcacccaaacccgtcatccaattcaaaggatttacatccatcgtgatctgattatatatgattcctataatggaacttgtatcctctccaggatacccgagccaactactctctaccacactctacagtcccatctggggcactattttgttggtcaccattattagtaataactttcgatcccttctgaaaagataggactataccctaacttgctgcaacaaaaatactacatttaccaccttgcccaaaaccatgtcaaattaatgactctcctatcatattataactctgtgaatcatcaattcatagttccgactttccctaggtagtagggttgtactttatttcatactgatacacacaaggtatactattctcactaagttctaaccaaatgtttgtcatactgcaaaaaccatccaaaattccatactgaatactagataatctcactctataggtgtcacctttactttgcaactagtccgaaacctctggtctgatggcaactcttgatgtaactctagctcatgctggggtaactgagtcactgactctagttatcacccaactgtgacctttcaatattctaactctagactcttagccaggagttcccaactcctctgtaaatatagaactctgttctggcataactgtaccaaaatagaagccatctcaaacaccctcattatggagcacctcggggatgcacgcagctctacacaataatctcatgtcggtactgtaatctgcagcttacagagcagacatcgagaacattgtatagttactacgatacgtcctgacagactaggtctcctaatttcttgtctctcatgaatcttctattatcacaaacttattctgactgggtcatctactgatgactgccagtagtggtatcctcatccttatctagggcaactgtacttttaagactcacttttatgtactcgtgccttacacgaaatgggcacacaatttaaacccatactgacaaaaatataacatttcttggagtacgtatcctcatgatagacctcacacgtctactaactctatttcacatttctatgtactccacgaaaatcaagacactaactgaggtaatcttatatttcccgaggtataacgtagaatctagaaacaaagaattacaggaaaagacgaaacagaatcatatactccgcatgtggctcctagtagactcttcccaacactttagatgaacattccctaagaatctggagcctaagctctgataccacatttgtcacgacccaacctatgggccggaccggcactaggacctgggccagcctaaagcccccgaggctcgtagtaagccttaactattcattaacccaactctaaggcccatttgggcccaatatcaagaaaacaaacggacagagtccggccataaaatggactttccaacggggagttttcgactcacccgacctgtaaacacaataaacaatccattggggagctcagctcaccctccacatactcatcaacataataataaatgggagctcagctccctcatccaatccatcaaacagacttaaaatattaagtttacaggtccaacatgaatataatattacagaccaatttcaaataattactgctaacacatgcggaaattctaggagtaattaaaattacacaatattgataaacaacctgcgaggtaaaaaggcaggttaacccagaacaaaatatcctcctgtggctgtaaaatttttgaacagaggagcgttcgactcgagagtaaaatatcaatcttaactataatctctataactatctgaaactaatgcaacctgtagagtgaaatgcaacatacacaacattttcacatcataacatcaaaaaggtaatttggagcactcacacaccctgtagtatcaatcataacatatgggagctgatcccctatacagctctcttaaatccaacctggtgccagcgaattactcaagctcggacttccacttaataaccaaatcgagggtcccaaaaattactcaagccgtgactacccctcgaaggaacgggtcccagcgaattactcaagccgtgactaccccgtcctatccatagtccacaccacatcacacgcacgccaacgcacgcacactgctccaaattaccacaacaacatccatggtacatcaacagttatgaatgcaacataaatcgtgcctagagtttaactacataaatatatgcatataagtgatgcatgggcatgctgaacatataataatatcgaaattataattaaaattaatattttactcacttaacgacaaattaccgtggcggtgggcggaggaagaaggtctgtccggctcacgacaatcatattaaatttatttaataaaatctgactcaatacaaataaagaaaaagaccaattacgccctaagtcgtgaAAATccagtctctcctatacctaggacctacccaactgcaaaagggctaaaaacgcacttctatactcacaatccatacatcagctcaatcatatcacacagcccctcccgcccatcaaatcaatcatccatcacaatacgcaaaatttcaatttagtccttattattgatcatttttgcaaaaaaatgcccaaacaagctctaaaaattataaaactttgccccgcggtccttagcaatattactaagctattgcaaaaagaatcataattttctaagctaccacgaatattttatggattttcaatcctatttaagcgctagaaaattacgaaaaagcaaggttcgtgtttacctttgccgattccgacttcgggaacgtgctcgggatgcctaacaatggtggggtagccaaaacctcgatccaattcggagactttttcggtagctggTCTGTTCAGACGAAATTCACGCATCCTGACaaccgccgaatttccgcgaattgaagatacctacacgaagcccaataataatatataaaaaaatcaggggtgttacactaccCATTTATCATCAGTTCTAGCATGCTCATATGAACTAAGTTCATGAACCATAGAGATTGAAGCTACAAAACTCATATGTGAGGGatgaaaagatgtgtttgataatGAATAAGGGGCACGTAAGATACCTGAATGTGCTTATGGACTAATAGAGTTTGTGGAAACAGTTGAAAATGAATTATCAACCTGCACATTTGCCACAAAGTCATTTAGCCAAGAAGGCTTATGAATAGTTCTGGAACTTGTCCTTACTATAGGAGTAGAATGAACAGAAGAAATAGAAGTAAGATACATGGATTGGGGGGTAGTTATTGATGTATCAGAAACATGAGGTACTAAGGAAAAATCATCTTCTGGTATAGGTAAGGGAACTGTAGGTTGAACAGAATGTGGATGAGTTTGTGAAAATGGGAATTGGAACTCATGAAAAATAACATAGCGTGAGACACAAAAGGTTTTAAGTGAGCACATATGAGATGTAGCTACACTGTCTATAATCCAGTCTACCTTGTCACAAGAGTAAGCAGAAACTGATATATCAGTTGAGATGTTACTTGCAAAACCAGTATACTCAACACACCTTACCTCTAGGATATTCTTGCCTTTCATCATTTTAAACAACTCCTGTTGAGCTATAGAAGTGATAGTAGCAGCCAGGTATTCCTTATTAGTAGAAGAGTTAGGTGAATCAGATTTGACAGATTCATTAGCAGATTAAGTAGTTAGATTTGCTGCTTGATTGTTCTTCTTTGGTTTATACCTATCTGGATAGCCAGTTAATTTGAAACAAGAATCCTTAACATGTCCTGTAGCCTTACAATATTCATAGTACATATCATCTTTCTTGCCACCATCCTTCTTTTACACTGTGATTTACTCACAGTATTCACATTCTTCTTCTTGAGATACTGAGTTTTAGCCAACATAGCCATAAAGTTCTCAAGTACTTCTATCACAAAAGTATTTACTTCCTTTTGCATTATTTGAAGCACCATTGAGTAAGCTTTAGCAACAGCTGGAAATGGATTTGTGAGTAATGACTGATTTCTCACATGCTCATATGAATTATTTAATTCAGACAAAAACTACATCAGTTTGTCAATATCAATAATATCACTCATCTCCTTAGAGGTACCACATGTTCATGAAGGTAAAGGTTTCAAACATGCTAATTCATCCCATAGCTTCTTCAGTTTAGTAAAATAAACCGTAACTGACTAATTACCTAGATGGAAAGATCCAATTTCACGCTTGATCTTATAGATCTGAGGACCATGGCTTTGTCCAAACCTTTGAGACATATCATCCCAAAGTTCCTTAGCTGACGTGGTGAAGATGAAGGCTTCAACAATTTCTTTCGAAATTGAATTGAGAATCCACAAAATAACCATGCTATCAGCCTTGATCCACTTCTCAAAGTTAGGAAAATTTCCTTCTGGCCTTTCACATTTTCCTATTATAAAACTCAGCTTACCCTTAAGAGCAATCATCATTGATCCGCTCCACATCAAGTAATTCTCTCCAGTCAGTGAAGAACTCACAAGAATCATGCCTGGAGAATCAGAATTCTGCAAGGCAAGATGATCTTTTTGGCGTTGATCTACACCAGATTCTCTAACATTGGCCATGGTGGTTATTTTTCAGAAAATAAAATCACAGAAATTCATATTAGATCGCAGGTAGCAATCGTTGGCTATAATACCATGAACAAATCTAAAGAAAAACTCAAATCAAAACAAGATCTTTAGAGAGGAAAATTGAATTCAttaatctgaaaaaaaaaaaaaaaaaccgaatTACATTGTAACGAGAAGGTCTATACATGTATGGCTACATACGTGAAACTACTTCTTGAAGCATCTATGATAGCTGTAGCCATTTGATAACAAACTCTCCTGCCATTTTCTTCATTCTTCATTACTGTGAACCTGAGAGTTTGctttcttaatttctttttacTGAATGCAGCGTTTTGAGTATCTTCTGTAAATAAACTCTCCCGCTATTTTCTTCATTCTTCATTACTGTGAACTTCAGAGCCTGctttcttaatttccttttactaAACGCAGCGTTTTGAGTATCTTCTGTAAATAACTTAGAGGTGACTACTGCACGCCGTTTAATCTACTAGCCATTGTATCTTTCTCACCCACTCCACCCATCCCACAAATACCGGTCATGCTCCGGTTGTCATCCTTCAAAGCCTCCCATACTCCTTTCATAATTGATAGCCTTGATTCAAAATCCTTGATGCCTTCAGTGATGAAGGTTGATCCTATATTTGGTGGAGGACCAGGATAGCCTATCTGACCAAAATTCACCGCTTCTTCGAGCAGAGCAAGCACCTTCTCTGTCATCTTCTTGGCTTTCCTGCTCAAGCAATAACGTGACGTTGGATCTGGACAACGCCCGTTAAAACATAGGTTGTTTACTTTGATTACATTTTCAAGAAATTCTTTGCCCCTCTGATCAATGTAATCCACTTCCTCTTGCCAATGAATTACAGAACCAGCAACAACTTGCAAGTTCCTTTTGACGTCATCCACGCGTGAGTCCACCCCAGTGATCTTCTTATCAACCAGTTTCTGAAGCTCCTCTTCCAGATTCTTGATGTTACAATGGTAGTAAATTAGGTAACCAATTGATCGGCCGACTGGGGCCACCAAGGTTTTAGCAATTTCACCAACAACTGTACTTGCAGTCGCAATTACAAACTCCATTTTCCTTGCTCTAATTCTAGAATAACCAGGACCTGAAACACGAATGTGCAACAAGAACATGAGTTCAAGAAAAAAGAATGCAAGAAAGGGTAGTAATCAAACTTACAGATACAATGGAAAATGACTTTAGCAAGCTAATGCGTGTCCACTTAATCAGCAAAGATGGATTGCTAACGAACAGGCAACATAACAAACAGGACAATTGACATATGTATAAACAAATCTGCAGAAGAACACAGACATTCTCCAGAATCAACTATCATTGAAATACAAGAAACACACTGAGAACTGAGTTGCTGGAAAAAATAAAAACAGGATCAGTGAGTATAGAGAAAAAAAGATTCTAAGTAGAGGTCAGTTTTGAAATTTCAAACTGAGTCCattccacatgaaaagaattggcCAATTTCTATTTTTGAAAAACAAAGGCAGGTGAATGAACTGTGGAACTTACTTGCAAAGAAAAAATAATCTAGCAACTGCATGATTTGTGTTTAGCAAAGACTTTGTAGAAAATCAACCATGTACAGAACAGAAAGGCAAGAATCAAAGACAAGGAGAGATATTTCTGTATCACTTGGAAGAAATACAAAAAGGACCAAGGACAATCAAGAAGGATTGATCATTACAAATAAAATAGGTTCCATAGCAAGAGCAAGACTCAAAGCCCCCTTTCCTATGTTCGTCCACGTGCATGTCCATTACAATTAATCAACCAATAAAAAATATGTATCCATCACCATCCATCCAACAACCTCTGTAAGGATGTTAAATTGTATTTACAAGTCAAATGTAGCAGAAGATTTTGTAGTGAAATT
This is a stretch of genomic DNA from Hevea brasiliensis isolate MT/VB/25A 57/8 chromosome 12, ASM3005281v1, whole genome shotgun sequence. It encodes these proteins:
- the LOC131171342 gene encoding probable disease resistance protein At5g43730, producing the protein MGPGYSRIRARKMEFVIATASTVVGEIAKTLVAPVGRSIGYLIYYHCNIKNLEEELQKLVDKKITGVDSRVDDVKRNLQVVAGSVIHWQEEVDYIDQRGKEFLENVIKVNNLCFNGRCPDPTSRYCLSRKAKKMTEKVLALLEEAVNFGQIGYPGPPPNIGSTFITEGIKDFESRLSIMKGVWEALKDDNRSMTGICGMGGVGEKDTMASRLNGVQ